TAAACATCTTTAGGAAACCCTTTCACAGATCCTGAATCTATAGACCGAAAAACCTGTCGATTTACAGAACCAACAAAGGTTTAGATCAAAATGATGTAGCTTGCTTGAAGAGGCATGTTGTAAGTACCTGGACGTTCCAATTCTCTGGATCTACTTCACTGCGAACCCATAGTGCAGGATCATCCGGTGAGATTGTGTCAGAAGGGCTTAGTATCCAAGAAATTCGGTCCAACTTTATTAAAACATCTTCATTCTTACAACCCCTTTTTAATCGTCGTCCAAGCTGGGCCCATTTCGTAGCTTTCCGCCAACGCTGCTCGAAGTTCTTAAGAATATCATAAGCAGCTGGTCCTTCAACCTTACAATGTAAGTCATGCCATGGTTCCCTGGGGCACTTAATTGCTGCCTagcaattaaaagaaaaataagaatcaATAAGAGCAATCGATGTCAAGATTCTTCAAACTAATTGAAGATCATATGTACTGCACAAGATCAATTTGTATAGGTAGAGTTTGTAATAATTGATATGGCTAACACAAATCCAATTTCAATCTAACAGATTAAACCaaataacaatgaaaataaatactCACAGAAAATGTGGGGTTGTGAAAATCCTCTCTATATACAGTATTAAGATCGCGAAAGAGTCGATGTTCAGGTGTATCGTAGCGACCGTCGCAAAGGTCCAAGCCTCCTAAAAAGGCAGTAATCTTTCGATTATTTCCATACGCTAGAGAATCCACAATCACACATTTCTGATGGTGCGTAAAGAGGGTTCCAACAACCTGGATCACATGCAGCACAAAAGTCAGTACGTCCTTCAGTTCCCAATAATTATCCCTCTGTGTAGAAAGAATTAGTTCCAATTATGCAATAAGAACTGGACCATAGCATAAAGCATGCCTGTTGCTTGAAAATGCTAAGCTTACTGCTGGCATAACGAGGGGACAACACACATGTAACAGAAGAGTGCTTGAAAAACTTTCGAGTTTCTTCATCATGTGTTTGCATCACTCCTGCCTGCcgtattaaataaaaaaatgaaaatatatgctCACACAAtctacaaaaagaaaaactttaaaaataaacaagagCAATGGTACAAATTTCCTACTAGAAAGACAATGACTTTGAAGAGTTTATATGagtaattgtttataatttggGGAGAATATCCCACAAAGATCAAAATAGATAGAAGAAAATGCATACCGTGTTGATGAAGAACTTGCTATGGGAGGTCTTATCATCCCAAACCAATAGCAGAACTCTAACCCCTTCTTCCGATTTGTACTTGAGCAAATCCCCTAAACTCAAACTCCCACCTTTAGGCAGCGGCCTTGTGGGCTCTCTCACCAGCCTCACCTCATGAAAAACTGACCATCCCACAATGTAAACCATGTGGTGGGCTTCTAAAATCGCATGGCAAATGTCTTCCCAACACGGTTCATTCTTAAACACGGTTCCATTCTCCAACATAATTGGTGGTAATGTCGATTGCATAACGTGTGCGTCTTGGTACAAAGTAACCGAACCACCGTGTCGTGCAGGGAAATAACAGTTTCTTATTCCAAATTCATTCGAGTTTGTCGCCATTCCGTATTTGAAAAATGACATTTCTTCGCATTTGATGAATTTCATCTCTAGGTGAACCGCGCAGTCAGGTTTTGGCGGTTTTCCATAAGAGCTTATTATAGGGAACCAGCCGCTGATTATTTCACCTCTGAGGACCTCAACTGCTGGAACGATTGCCACCCCTATCAAATCAGCGCCGAACACATCATTGTCCTTGACGTAGAACTCGAATTGAGATGTTGGGTGGGCCAAGGGGATCTTGAAGCGCTCATTCCAAACAGGGTGTTGAGAATTTGAAATCACCCGTGTCCGCGCCACTGTGGCACCGGCTAGGCAAACCGTTACGTACGGGTCGCTGGTGATTATCTTACGGTGGCGATGGTTCTTCTTTCGTCTAGAAAATGGGTCAAATGGCGTGAAGCATCGTCTGAGACGCTCCGATAGTAAATCCATGTTTGGCAAGCATCGAGCTTCGATGATTTTCAACTCAAGGTCGCCATGCAGACATACAACAGCATTTGGAGTATCGCTCGacattgaatcaaatcaaaataataattaaatgaaagacAATTTGAAAATTAAGTTGATAAATGTAAAAACTACAATGTCTTAACCTGAAGTCGGTTTACGTATGTTTTTTTCTGGTTGATTTTGTTGTTCTCTTTGCTTCGCATCGGCTATAACCGGAAGAACAACAACCCGCAAATCGGTTTGTTTTCTCCGACCATAGCCAACTGCGACAACCAAAGGCAAAACAGAAAATGAGAAGTTGTcggatttttaaaattttaaaaaaaaaaatattaatattataattcttcttttgttaattatgtttttcattttactttatgCCGAACAATTTTGTTTAAAGATACACGTGCATGTCATTAATAAATGTGTGGGTATGGGGCATTTgactatttatattttaggtttgcaattttatctttcatttattatttgaaatgatgagcTTTAACATTTTCATTGTTGTCAGCCACAAGGTGGCAGCGCCAAAGCCCACGTTTTTTAAGTCTTAGTTTTGCATGCTTCATCATGCTTTCAAGTTCTTCAGATCATtggtaattagtatttttgaaGACTTGTATTCAGACATCAATTTTGGtacatttagatttattttaggAGTTTATGAGAAATATTTCACTACATTCAccattaaaacatatttcttcATTTAAGTCTGGAGATCACTTAAATTTAAGTcgaattcaaatttattaactaGTATTTGTGGGCCTAAGTTTGTAGGTTAAGAGAGACGTTCATTCATCATTCGTCCCATGGATATCCTATGAGCTGATGGTTACTTTGAGAAAATTTAATTGTCTATGATGACTAGATCATGGATACAAAGACTGAAAAGCATTTGGCATGTGCAATGATGGACACGAAAGACTCATCCTTGAGGTTGTTTCATCATCTCTGAGATCTTCACACAAAGGCTGAGGGGAAAGGGATACGAATGGTAGGCAATTGTCATGCTTGAATCTAGCCTAAATCCgttaacttttaaaactttaatacctttgttttcttaattctgctatatataaatatatcaattcaacTCAAAAGGGGAGCAGCAGGGggatttttatcaaatattcgGTTGATGTAAGATGGGATGCTAGAGTTGAGAGCTGATGGTTTCAGAGTGTTTGGaggattataattatttttgcagAGTTTGGTAAAAGGGTAGGGTATTTGGACTCGACTTTATACAGGGGATAGAATGTCCTACTTGGGTGTGATAGGTATGATCCGACAATACTTTGTAAAGTCAACAGTAGAGTTACGAGAAGTTTTATTAGACATGATCAGAAGAGTCTTTAAGTGGAACTTGATGTGGCTTGGTGACAGTCCACATGACAAGCATATAAGAGTCTCTAATTGGGTGAACCCTTCTACGAACAAACCTCGACTCAGCCTAAGTGGTGACTTAACAAAGTACAATGGTCGAGATGGTTATATATGACAATTTCTCCCTCCCCAATCAAAAGGAAGGTTGTAAAGTGACATCCCTTAAGACAATAGTTTTAGGTGACACATCTTTTCTGAATGCTAGTTAGGACTAATGAAGCCTGAAATAACAAAAGCGAACCtgaaaaacaaacttaaaaaaaaagaagaaaaaaaacccaaaaagatGAACATGGAAGGAGGGAGCCTGAAAAGGCAAAAGgcataaccaaatttttttgcAAAAGATATACCATATCAATGTAATTTCTTACACTGgcttttgtttaaaaaaaaatcatttgagatTGGTCACCAAAAAGAGTTAACAgtaactattattatttaaataaatttaacaattagattattaaaatatttatttgtataaaaattagaaggtgttgtaaaattatttcaattttacaataatataaataaatgcttcctcttattaaatataatatgatttataaaGGAAGCTTCCATGTGATTTCTGCCGGAGAACGTGGCTGACCTACAACACATATCTAAATTAGTCTTAAGGGCTTTTAAGTAAAGTTTGGTCATTCAAttttgaagtaaaataaaaagtaaagtgCTAAACGGATAAACGTTAacaaaaatgttgaattttgtgtttaagaCTTAACTGTGATGTAATTATTAAGataatgattatatttataattgtcaagtattttattctttaaatggaatgtaattataattttaaagaaataaaaataaaaaggcttAAAAGTTATCatgtgtaattatattttaattacatggaTAGTATTTGAAAAGTCACGTAGTAATTAGATTTTGGtgtaattgtttataattatataCCAATAACATGTTTAAgtaattattgtaattagtGAGTCCCACTAAATTATGTGTAATTAAAGCACTCTAATTATACTTTCCAATTCTTAAGGAGAATGTGAGAATCGGGTAATTACGCATGTAATTACACCCAAAAtcgatttttaaatatatttttatacaagtttgaattataaatttttatattataatcaCACGTATGTGTGTTTGGGATAGTTATGAATAAAGATTtattacattataaattttaaaaattatattataaaaataatttatttgtattttataaagttataactaaaaatatatttcttaaatgctaacttttttaaagttataatcaaaagtttattataaaaaaattatatcttataaaaatattataatatatttatttacaaaattacaactAAGAAACAtgtacataatttatttatgtgtacatgttatatattataaaaataatatgtttatgCGAAAAACCTTCTAAAATTATGACAAAATTATATTCCTTATAAGAAGTCATATGATAGTTATTGGagactttataatttttttataaatgttatatattataaaatttatattactttttacttaatttacatattataaaaggGTTACAccttaacataattttttctctaaattaagtttatataagtttatatgatTTACTTTGCTAtaagtttttatgattaaaGCTACACGTGAACCCAAATATTATATggtaaatgttaattttacaaatacaaAAGGTTTTCTTGCACGGTATTGTAGGGTAtgtgtaacaactcgtttttcaaTTGTGTCGAAAATGGCTATTTCGAAACCCCATTTTTGATAAgcgagttcgtaaatattatttaatatttgcaaggttaatataaaatttaattaaagtttggtccttaactatttcaatcagatagttaattaaggtacaatgactaaattctaaaagtggtaaaagttaatcgttatggattttaattaataaaaggaCCAATTAAGAAATTGGATCATTAGTAAATAGCCAAATGTGGTGGATGACAACAAGTATCCGccaattttgttaattatgattaaagttattaattataattaattaagttaattaagattaattaattattaatataactatataaaataaaaataaaagaaacaaaatgccATTTTGTGTTCATGTTTCCATTCTTATGAaacaaaaaggaagaagaaagggTTTGAAGCTTTTTAACTTTATTCTTCAATTGGTAAGTGATTCTAAGTTCTTTTCTTTGTCATtcttatgtttttgaaatcccaagagcttgatttagctagttcgggtaccaatttgtaaaactgttaaagtttaaaaaggttatcattgttgatttcttaaagcttttggtactaaattgcttgattttaagattagaaattaaaaaaaaaaactagtttgtaaagtttaattgttagttttgaacttagggatgatatatttcaaaaatgatgtaaaatttctataattatagataatatagGGTTTTTAAAGGGTGAAATTGAGATCAGTTTTGAAATCAaggctcaaatttgaaagttatggcaAATTTggttttaggattaaattaaataaaatgaaaaactttaggGAACATtcaaaaagtgaaattgaattgacttATGCTTTTAATAGGCTGTTATAAGATGTTTGGAATTAATAAATCGAACTAAATTATTGTATAGATCACGATTTGAACCAAATCGAAGATAATCAAGGAAAAGGCAAATTTGTTTATCAGTCCTTATAGACTTGTTCGTTTATTGttttccaggtaagttcatacgaagTTTACTATTTGATTAATTGAtatgttaaattgtatttatttgtgtttgtgattttgaattattatgaaatagaATTTGGCATCAAATGAACTACATTGTAAAGCATGAGAATTGTGGCAATTATGGATTGTATTAAGAATTGGAACGAATATTGAAATGGATAGGGAATGTATAAAATGTGTATACGATTACAGGGTTTTAAAATGATACGAAATTGGTAACAATGCCTGTGTGAGCTTAGTAAATGATTAGGAtataaatggcatgccattaaggtcCAATATGAAAACAAACAGGGATTTACATGGTTATttgagatccaacatttgttatgaattctcaattcattatgttagcttgtgtgagcaattATCGTACTAGGCTTGAATGAGCCATTGGGTTTGATCAAGGGTTTTATATTGGTTTGAAATCCAACATATGTTGCGGATTCTCtgaagcttgtgtgagtagcccAAATATGTCAGCTCTTGTGAGCATAGAAGTTCGGTATCCGAGTTCAATTTACTTTAGTTCTCTAGGCGAAAAATCAGAAATGAAAAGGTATTAAATGGAAAcaaaatggttgaaatgaacgtgtatgaatgaaattatatatatgttgcaAGTTGAATATGATTTAGTCTGTGCATGTTATAAGATGAAAGgttatatatttatctatatgaTTATGTTATAAGTTATGACATGTAATTGAACTAActtatttgatgtattttttgAGATATACATGAAAGTATAAGGTTGCCAAAGGATGTCATGTTTGAATTTAGGTGTTTCAATtgcttaaattattataatgtcaaggtaagttaagtacatttcatttgaacttactaagtatttaatatgtttataccATTGTTGTTTTCATTTGTAGTTGTCAGTTGGCGAAATGTGTCGATCAGATCTActtgaagctcacactatcctatTATCAACTCAATAgacttttaatcattttaaagtccggctatatggcatgtatataggtgttAATATATGTGTTAACGTTGGATTGATAGTTTGGTTAACCTTAGTTCATGTTGATTTTGGTAAACTAATGTCTATATATGCATAAGTATATGTTTTGGCAATGTGATAAGTTTTATATGTGTCACTTGAATGGAAATTTTGAACATGAAATGGTATGGTAAAAGATGGGTTAGATTGAACAAAGATAAGATTGAACttttataagttaatttggtatgtttggtaTTCAGTTAAAAGTAATATTGATTGAATGCTTGAAATTGGTTGAATGTGATGATTTGGTATGCTTTGGGATATTTTATGCAGGTTTGAATATGTACAAATGCACCAAAGGTGCAAATGGTTAGGTTGACATGAAATTGGTACCAAATGACCTAATTTGTACCAAAAACAAAGTCCTCGTCCTAACAACCACATTTCCTCGTCGCAACGTCGGTGGACAGTATGTGACGTCATGACATCGTGACGTGACAAACTATTTGGTGACATTACAACATGGAGAAGGTGACGTCACAACATCGGcgctaaattttttaaaactttacaatttggtcctatttcgtGCTAGGGTCaataaaagagctttcgtaagctcaattCAGACTCGAATTTAATTGTGTATCATAATATCTGGGTGTTTATGACATGAATGaatatttgaatgatttatttatgatatacttgttttgaaattttaaaaatgttgcaAAAAGGTCTTTATTAGATTTCGGGTTGACTTTAAAGTATTAGTATACTCATATAAGACCTGGGAAAGAATATTCATGATATTCAAtgttgtttgttttttattgcATGAATGATAATGTGAAGTGATGATTTTACTATGAATTTGTTAGTAGTTGCTTTGGCAACGACTGTAGCAACCCATAGCTCGGACTCAGTGGTCAGGTTGggcaaggggtgttacaatatgatAACATTTGAGAGAATGGAGCTAGACACAAGTTGTAACGCCCCTAACCCGAATTCGCCactgaaatagggttacagagcattatcggagattacaaattaattatcagacatttcatttcatctagcattcatatttgaaaccaatcaaaatcatacatattgtcccttaaacgagcccttgaggcccaaaTTTACGCATTAGAAACACATCGGGACTAAGTCAAAAACTCAggaaattattcaaaaatatttaaagtttctaacactgtaggggtcacacgatcgtgtttcagcccgtgtccgtgcccgtgtgagtttactgacttgggtcacacggccaagtcacatgcccgtgtggtaggccatgtgagcattttgttttgtgcaaatttaagatacaggggacacacggtcgtgtcaccaggctgtgtgtcacacacggttgagacacgcgcccatgtctctgcccgtgtggatgaaaataggtcattttacaagccatatttctcactcAATTTTGTGTCTATCTACAATCAACATTACACATATCAACAAACCATAATTGGGCATtcaaaacaagtcaaaataacTGGCTAAACTCAACATACTACATACAAGCcatcattaaacaaaatacttatacatgccattataaccaaaatcaaaacatttgaaaataccgatagaaccgatggatagtgtgatatatctccgacaagcttccaacccaatcgagcttctgataatctaaaaagtaaaagaaaacaaatacaaaagcaatgaatgcttagtaaactcgtataaactttaatcataatactttcttttcaaatatgaaatttatacttataaaaaataatctaatattGCTACCACAATACtcataaagttatatttaacaactcactaagtgaataaatttacaGTATCAACTATACATAATattcctagcatagtaggattttaaacaactttaactcttccaaaatttctttattttcatttgcgtTTCTCTACTTTCCACACTCATTCTACATGCATAACACATCagtcataagcatatcattcaaccatagatacaagctagtgcatttaaacatagacctttttcgaattaatcacacgataactcattttataagaaattgcataacttaaAACTTACCACTATTTCATTAACAcaagtatattttcatttgagcacttacccTTTTAACGCATCatataataaacatattacAATTTAACCAGTAACCTGGCACTTGTCTAAGCGtcaacaacaacacttgttagcatacttgaacatatttcatataaattcaacattgataaacttattttatcaacatatcacacttgagtttattactcatcacaacttacttaattttcatgtatcaacatatcaagatattgatatatatacatatcatgacacatatcattctcttgctatttcttcatatacatatatcatccaaaaacaactcatattattttaccattcGAAAAATGACTTACGGATATGAATACATCATTTtcagaagcccgaaggctgaacagaagctcatgagagctaaataGGAAGTAAACACAAAAGT
This sequence is a window from Gossypium raimondii isolate GPD5lz chromosome 5, ASM2569854v1, whole genome shotgun sequence. Protein-coding genes within it:
- the LOC105770010 gene encoding phospholipase D delta; its protein translation is MSSDTPNAVVCLHGDLELKIIEARCLPNMDLLSERLRRCFTPFDPFSRRKKNHRHRKIITSDPYVTVCLAGATVARTRVISNSQHPVWNERFKIPLAHPTSQFEFYVKDNDVFGADLIGVAIVPAVEVLRGEIISGWFPIISSYGKPPKPDCAVHLEMKFIKCEEMSFFKYGMATNSNEFGIRNCYFPARHGGSVTLYQDAHVMQSTLPPIMLENGTVFKNEPCWEDICHAILEAHHMVYIVGWSVFHEVRLVREPTRPLPKGGSLSLGDLLKYKSEEGVRVLLLVWDDKTSHSKFFINTAGVMQTHDEETRKFFKHSSVTCVLSPRYASSKLSIFKQQDVLTFVLHVIQVVGTLFTHHQKCVIVDSLAYGNNRKITAFLGGLDLCDGRYDTPEHRLFRDLNTVYREDFHNPTFSAAIKCPREPWHDLHCKVEGPAAYDILKNFEQRWRKATKWAQLGRRLKRGCKNEDVLIKLDRISWILSPSDTISPDDPALWVRSEVDPENWNVQVFRSIDSGSVKGFPKDVYQANSENLVCAKNLVIDKSIQTAYIQAIRAAQHFIYIENQYFIGSSYAWPSYKAGADNLIPMELALKIASKIRAKERFAVYIIIPMWPEGVPSSTSVQEILFWQGQTIKMMYGIIAKELKAMRIENSHPQDYLNFYCLGNREEIPSDYSWSKSCLLSPTGDAVSTSLRFQRFMVYVHAKAMIVDDEYLILGSANINQRSMAGSRDTEIAIGACQPHYTWSQKKRQPRGQVYGYRMSLWAEHMHMVNDLFNKPENSDCVRMVNNIAEENWRRYSKNEFTILQGHLLKYPISVNGSGIVGPLSGHETFPDVGGKVLGCRSTLPDALTT